In Parus major isolate Abel chromosome 1, Parus_major1.1, whole genome shotgun sequence, the following proteins share a genomic window:
- the LAG3 gene encoding lymphocyte activation gene 3 protein, which yields MRLVSLVLFLTFTLLPFTAGHILLGLSEGRRREQKVWVREGSSAVLPCHLSPRKMRESSKQLPDKISVLWKRHGGSVHQEPHVVLEVGYSGLQKTALLMKPRVSLQDPALRNGNFSLRIVPVRSEDIGLYEAQVKYKTEVHSCHVELGVITVTLIPPNPVMENELLLMSCNSSHQAGLVETCWFHSEHPGRTSRTFCSLSGTLSILHPAMSDAGSWRCQLRYSDKEIVSATFNLQILGFDGPTSPVVYAAAGSAADLPCSLSYLPSAFGMSGVAAHWSHLAGGHLQDWGISQNLSSRSFPLHLPVVGPGDAGQYRCTVSVGHTTISRDVTLAVVTVTPSIQGPVSEGSHLLLICSLTHSQGHEHFQWKHLDPAPTKSKLAVATSRNLEGHSSRMGPTLEIPQVSQKDTGTWECSVYGPEGRLGAVEYDLQITGAQVSSAPSVLSGQITFGLTLTIFFLLAICVVALALQKRARAPAFPALEGMFAVNVPWKPMEENQKGKMQQTEC from the exons ATGAGACTGGTGTCCCTGGTGCTGTTCCTCACCTTCACTCTGCTGCCTTTCACTG CTGGCCACATCCTACTGGGATTATcggagggaaggagaagggagcagaAGGTGTGGGTCAGAGAGgggagctcagctgtgctgccatgCCACTTGAGCCCCAGAAAGATGAGGGAGAGCTCCAAGCAGCTGCCTGACAAGATATCTGTGCTGTGGAAGCGGCATGGGGGAAG TGTGCACCAGGAGCCGCACGTGGTGCTGGAAGTTGGCTACTCGGGCCTCCAGAAGACAGCACTGCTCATGAAGCCCCGGGTGTCCCTCCAGGACCCCGCCTTACGCAATGGCAATTTCTCCCTGCGGATCGTCCCCGTCCGGAGCGAGGACATTGGCCTGTATGAGGCACAGGTGAAATATAAGACAGAAGTCCACAGCTGCCACGTGGAGCTGGGGGTGATCACAG TAACCCTCATTCCACCCAATCCTGTGATGGAAAATGAGCTGCTCTTGATGAGCTGCAACTCCAGCCACCAGGCCGGCCTTGTGGAGACTTGCTGGTTCCACAGCGAGCACCCAGGCCGCACCTCCAGGACCTTCTGCTCCTTGTCCGGGACTCTCTCCATCCTCCATCCAGCCATGAGCGATGCAGGCTCCTGGCGCTGCCAGCTTCGGTACTCTGACAAGGAGATCGTTTCTGCCACATTCAACCTGCAAATTCTAG GTTTTGATGGCCCAACCAGCCCTGTGGTCTACgcagcagctggctctgcagccGATCTACCGTGCAGCCTGAGCTACCTTCCCAGTGCCTTTGGGATGAGTGGGGTGGCAGCCCACTGGAGCCACCTTGCAGGAGGACACCTGCAGGACTGGGGCATCTCTCAGAATCTGAGCAGCAGAAGCTTCCCCCTGCATCTCCCTGTGGTGGGGCCGGGCGATGCAGGGCAGTACCGCTGCACTGTCTCTGTGGGACACACGACAATCAGCAGGGACGTCACCTTGGCCGTGGTTACAG TGACTCCAAGCATCCAAGGACCTGTTTCTGAGGGGAGTCATTTGCTGCTCATCTGCAGCCTCACTCACTCCCAGGGACATGAACATTTCCAGTGGAAGCACCTTGACCCAGCCCCCACTAAGAGCAAGCTGGCTGTGGCTACTTCCCGTAACTTGGAGGGCCACAGTTCCCGGATGGGACCGACCTTGGAAATACCCCAAGTGTCACAAAAGGACACAGGCACCTGGGAATGCAGTGTGTATGGCCCAGAAGGCAGACTGGGAGCAGTGGAGTATGACTTGCAGATCACAG GTGCCCAGGTCTCCAGCGCTCCCTCTGTCTTAAGTGGGCAGATTACTTTTGGGCTCACACTCACCATCTTCTTCCTGCTTGCCATTTGTGTTGTGGCTCTGGCCCTGCAAAAAAGG
- the PTMS gene encoding parathymosin — MSEKRVEEAPAELSAKERKEKKEKIEEKAVHKEKKKEIVEDEENGADEDDEENPDDVDEEEGGDEDEEADENGQEQDGHAEKRSAEEEEDEVDPKRQKTENGSSA, encoded by the exons ATGTCGGAAAAACGCGTCGAGGAGGCACCGGCGGAGCTGAGCGCTAAG gaaaggaaagaaaagaaggaaaagatcGAAGAGAAAGCGGtccacaaagaaaagaagaaggagaTAGTAGAG GATGAGGAGAATGGAGctgatgaggatgatgaagagaATCCTGATGATGTGGATGAAGAAGAAGGTGGTGATGAGGATGAAG AAGCAGATGAGAATGGGCAAGAGCAAGATGGCCATGCAGAGAAACGatctgcagaggaggaggag GATGAAGTGGATCCAAagagacagaagacagaaaatggcTCTTCAGCTTGA
- the MLF2 gene encoding myeloid leukemia factor 2 isoform X2, which produces MFRLMRDGEPEDPMFAMDPFAIHRQHMNRMLSGSFGFGPLLGITDGTTPGARQAGRRMQAGAVSPFGMLGMAGGFIDMFGMMNDMIGNMEHMTSGANCQTFTSSTVISYSNLGDGPKVYQETSEMRSAPGGIRETRRTVRDSDSGLEQMSIGHHIRERAHIMQRSRNHRTGDQEERQDYINMDESDAAAFDDEWRRETSRFRPQRGLDYRRHEGSGGRRAEGTRLAIQGPEDSPSRQSRRYDW; this is translated from the exons ATGTTCCGGCTGATGAGGGATGGCGAGCCGGAGGACCCCATGTTTGCCAT GGATCCCTTTGCCATCCACCGGCAGCACATGAACCGCATGCTCTCCGGGAGTTTCGGGTTCGGGCCGCTCCTGGGCATCACGGATGGGACCACACCTGGGGCTCGCCAGGCTGGCCGCAGGATGCAG gcaggagccGTTTCACCCTTTGGGATGCTCGGCATG GCAGGTGGCTTTATAGATATGTTTGGGATGATGAACGACATGATTGGAAACATG GAGCATATGACAAGTGGTGCTAACTGCCAGACATTTACCTCCTCAACTGTCATCTCTTATTCCAACCTGGGTGATGGGCCCAAAGTCTATCAGGAGACCTCAGAAATGCGTTCAGCACCTGGTGGG ATCCGTGAGACAAGACGAACTGTAAGGGACTCAGACAGTGGCTTGGAACAGATGTCGATTGGACACCACATCAGGGAGAGAGCCCATATCATGCAGCGGTCCCGGAACCATCGCACAGGTGAccaggaggagaggcaggactACATCAACATGGATGAAA GTGACGCAGCCGCGTTTGACGACGAGTGGCGGCGAGAGACGTCCCGGTTCCGGCCGCAGCGGGGCCTGGATTACCGGCGTCATGAAGGCAGCGGTGGCCGGCGGGCCGAGGGAACTCGTCTTGCCATCCAGGGCCCTGAGGATTCTCCCTCCAGACAGTCCCGCCGGTACGACTGGTGA
- the MLF2 gene encoding myeloid leukemia factor 2 isoform X1: MFRLMRDGEPEDPMFAMDPFAIHRQHMNRMLSGSFGFGPLLGITDGTTPGARQAGRRMQAGAVSPFGMLGMAGGFIDMFGMMNDMIGNMEHMTSGANCQTFTSSTVISYSNLGDGPKVYQETSEMRSAPGGIRETRRTVRDSDSGLEQMSIGHHIRERAHIMQRSRNHRTGDQEERQDYINMDESDAAAFDDEWRRETSRFRPQRGLDYRRHEGSGGRRAEGTRLAIQGPEDSPSRQSRRYRQ; encoded by the exons ATGTTCCGGCTGATGAGGGATGGCGAGCCGGAGGACCCCATGTTTGCCAT GGATCCCTTTGCCATCCACCGGCAGCACATGAACCGCATGCTCTCCGGGAGTTTCGGGTTCGGGCCGCTCCTGGGCATCACGGATGGGACCACACCTGGGGCTCGCCAGGCTGGCCGCAGGATGCAG gcaggagccGTTTCACCCTTTGGGATGCTCGGCATG GCAGGTGGCTTTATAGATATGTTTGGGATGATGAACGACATGATTGGAAACATG GAGCATATGACAAGTGGTGCTAACTGCCAGACATTTACCTCCTCAACTGTCATCTCTTATTCCAACCTGGGTGATGGGCCCAAAGTCTATCAGGAGACCTCAGAAATGCGTTCAGCACCTGGTGGG ATCCGTGAGACAAGACGAACTGTAAGGGACTCAGACAGTGGCTTGGAACAGATGTCGATTGGACACCACATCAGGGAGAGAGCCCATATCATGCAGCGGTCCCGGAACCATCGCACAGGTGAccaggaggagaggcaggactACATCAACATGGATGAAA GTGACGCAGCCGCGTTTGACGACGAGTGGCGGCGAGAGACGTCCCGGTTCCGGCCGCAGCGGGGCCTGGATTACCGGCGTCATGAAGGCAGCGGTGGCCGGCGGGCCGAGGGAACTCGTCTTGCCATCCAGGGCCCTGAGGATTCTCCCTCCAGACAGTCCCGCCG GTACAGACAGTGA